From Macrobrachium rosenbergii isolate ZJJX-2024 chromosome 17, ASM4041242v1, whole genome shotgun sequence, one genomic window encodes:
- the LOC136847886 gene encoding uncharacterized protein: MAASIIKEVKKTVPEQFHHVVESIFETSLEYVENTSNEYEGKPKRFHHGGTSAAAAAAAATPATPSKEKDKDSETEASNLAIARVMMQLWSPQMFRHAETLILKEAVKEKYFEEKDFKFICVFNEDAEESGDISWLIQDQDDVIIDLVWNIFNLKAHFDGVHIHRMLIKKSYERLKSFLSDLHPEIIERHDLSKYAFSQAIGYTLKFIHKSSHPIWRAACDLHLKHEPHHPQAWCKNINPKAKLQMLEKWLQVSSEIRSDCMYGIDLSKLNLENGYLPLPFLLESYVDMIAIEWERKKGKSEKISDSELVYMEEKFLLRYNKEQRKNIFDFVNVVISSDNSWRNVIQSEREQTLMKTLPERDRGPVLFRIEKCKNQELQRQKKKLAGAKSLENNDVPKEVLEKASDFSFYYNIALVIMDVWDAKYRKLIEHLILRKAIEDAFIEETHLQWIYFAEESEGSEETPPTSPSFNITGYEDIVNLVWEEFKMREHFSQMKDHRFWLKKSYQRLCRFLPELPEEVIERHDLSKFAFSQAVGYTLRWVHDINSPVWTKACDLHLNKEPHHPQMWQVHHGSSYKRKCLEAYLCLHSGGNNYGLVVNRLDLTSESMAVMFLQESFLDMVAVEWERKKDKKDHLNYTELVYMEERTLNRYCLKDKGYVVNLMDKIRSADSSE, from the coding sequence ATGGCCGCTTCAATTATCAAAGAAGTTAAGAAAACTGTACCTGAGCAGTTTCATCATGTAGTAGAAAGCATATTTGAGACCTCTCTGGAGTATGTAGAGAACACTTCAAATGAGTATGAGGGGAAGCCAAAGAGATTCCACCATGGTGGCAcaagtgctgctgctgctgctgctgctgcgaccCCTGCGACCCCCTCGAAGGAAAAAGACAAGGACAGCGAGACTGAGGCCTCTAACCTGGCCATTGCCAGGGTCATGATGCAGTTATGGTCGCCGCAGATGTTCCGACATGCTGAGACTCTGATCTTGAAGGAAGCCGTCAAAGAGAAGTACTTTGAGGAAAAAGATTTCAAGTTCATTTGCGTGTTCAATGAAGATGCAGAGGAAAGTGGAGACATCAGTTGGCTGATTCAGGATCAAGATGACGTTATCATCGATCTAGTGTGGAATATATTCAATCTGAAAGCTCACTTTGATGGTGTGCATATCCATCGtatgcttattaaaaaaagttacgaaAGGCTAAAGTCTTTTTTAAGTGATCTCCACCCTGAGATTATTGAGCGTCATGACCTGAGCAAGTACGCTTTCAGCCAAGCAATTGGCTACACGCTTAAATTCATTCACAAGTCCTCGCACCCCATTTGGAGAGCTGCTTGCGACCTTCACCTTAAGCATGAACCCCATCATCCTCAGGCGTGGTGCAAAAATATAAACCCCAAAGCAAAACTTCAAATGCTTGAAAAATGGCTTCAGGTATCGAGTGAAATTCGTAGTGATTGCATGTATGGGATTGATTTATCAAAGCTCAATTTGGAGAATGGCTATTTGCCTCTGCCATTTTTGCTAGAAAGTTACGTCGATATGATTGCGATCgaatgggaaagaaagaaaggtaaaagtgaaaagatcagtGACAGCGAACTTGTATATATGGAGGAAAAGTTTTTATTGCGATATAACAAGGAAcaacgaaaaaatatttttgattttgtAAACGTAGTCATATCATCGGATAACTCTTGGAGAAATGTGATTCAGAGTGAGAGAGAACAAACACTCATGAAGACGCTGCCTGAAAGAGATAGAGGCCCAGTGTTGTTCAgaattgaaaaatgtaaaaatcaggAACTTCAGCGGCAAAAGAAAAAGCTCGCAGGAGCTAAGTCTCTGGAAAATAATGATGTTCCAAAAGAAGTGCTGGAAAAGGCCtccgatttttctttttattacaacaTTGCTTTGGTCATCATGGACGTTTGGGATGCCAAGTACCGGAAGCTCATTGAGCATCTCATATTGAGGAAAGCGATCGAAGATGCTTTCATTGAGGAGACTCACCTCCAGTGGATATACTTTGCAGAGGAATCAGAGGGAAGTGAAGAAActccccccacctctccctcTTTCAATATCACAGGATATGAAGACATAGTTAACTTAGTTTGGGAAGAATTTAAAATGAGGGAAcatttctctcaaatgaaagaccatCGCTTTTGGCTCAAGAAGAGTTATCAGCGTTTGTGCAGATTCCTTCCAGAGTTACCAGAAGAGGTCATTGAACGTCATGACCTCTCAAAATTTGCCTTTTCACAAGCTGTAGGTTATACACTGAGATGGGTTCATGACATTAACTCCCCGGTCTGGACAAAGGCTTGCGATTTGCACCTGAACAAAGAACCCCACCATCCGCAGATGTGGCAAGTCCACCACGGCTCTTCATACAAGCGGAAATGTCTGGAAGCATATCTCTGTCTTCATTCAGGAGGAAATAACTACGGCCTTGTTGTGAACCGCCTGGATCTAACATCAGAGAGTATGGCTGTAATGTTTCTGCAAGAGAGTTTTTTGGATATGGTCGCTGTGgagtgggagagaaagaaagataaaaaagatcaTTTGAATTACACTGAACTTGTATACATGGAAGAAAGAACTCTTAATCGATATTGTTTGAAAGATAAAGGTTATGTAGTGAACCTCATGGACAAAATCCGGTCTGCTGATAGCAGCGAATAA